One genomic segment of Desmodus rotundus isolate HL8 chromosome 5, HLdesRot8A.1, whole genome shotgun sequence includes these proteins:
- the DQX1 gene encoding ATP-dependent RNA helicase DQX1, whose amino-acid sequence MASQLLGLAEESGLSPGESELAVNPFDGLPFSSRYYKLLEQRRALPIWAARFIFLEQLESSPSGVVLVSGEPGSGKSTQIPQWCAEFALARGFQKGRVTVTQPYPLAALSLALQVADEMDLTLGHEVGYSIPQEDCTGPHTLLRFCWDRLLLQELASTRGTGAWDVLVLDEAQERSVASDLLQGLLRDTKLGNLPRDPRVVVVTDPALEPKLQAFWDNPPIVHVPRGPGRCPTPTYMDTVPADRVEVACQAVLELCRKEAPGDVLVYLPSEEEISLCCESLSREVGALAIQGPPPRVLPLHPGHGQAVQAVYEDIDSGARKVVVTHWLADFSFSLPSIRHVIDSGLELQSVYSPQIRAESQVLRPISKCQAEARQLRARGAPPGSCLCLYPKSFQELEAPPLPSPRVCEENLSPLVLLLKRRQIAEPGECHFLDRPAPEALMQALEDLDYLAALDDNGDLSDLGVILSEFPLPPELAKALLASCEFDCVDEMLTLAAMLTAAPGFTHPPLCAEEAALRRALEHADGDHSSLIQVYEAFIQNGADKAWCQARGLNWAALCQAQKLRGELLELMQRIELPLSQPAFGSEKNRRDLQKALVSGYFLKVAQDTDGTGNYLLLTHKHVAQLSPYCCYRSRRAAARPPPWVLYHNFSISKDNCLSIVSEIQPQMLVELAPPYFLSNLPPSESRDFLNQLREEMADSSTENESSSAQELGHACVLQ is encoded by the exons ATGGCCTCTCAGCTGCTTGGGCTGGCAGAAGAGTCTGGCCTGAGCCCTGGGGAGTCTGAACTGGCTGTGAACCCCTTTGACGGGCTCCCCTTCTCTTCTCGCTACTACAAACTGCTTGAGCAGCGCCGAGCCTTGCCCATCTGGGCTGCTCGCTTTATCTTCTTGGAGCAGTTGGAAAGTAGCCCCAGTGGAGTTGTGCTGGTGTCTGGAGAGCCTGGCTCTGGCAAGAGCACCCAg ATCCCTCAGTGGTGTGCAGAATTTGCGCTGGCAAGGGGGTTCCAGAAGGGCCGGGTAACTGTCACTCAGCCCTACCCTCTGGCAGCCCTGAGCCTGGCCCTGCAGGTTGCTGATGAGATGGACCTGACCCTGGGTCATGAGGTTGGCTACAGCATCCCCCAGGAGGACTGCACTGGGCCCCACACCCTGCTCAG GTTCTGCTGGGACAGGCTGCTGCTTCAGGAGTTGGCCTCAACCCGGGGCACTGGAGCCTGGGATGTACTGGTGCTGGATGAGGCTCAGGAGCGGTCAGTGGCCTCAGATTTGCTCCAGGGTTTGCTGCGAGATACCAAGCTGGGAAACCTCCCACGGGACCCCAGAGTGGTCGTGGTTACTGACCCAGCCCTTGAGCCTAAGCTCCAAGCCTTCTGGGACAATCCTCCTATTGTACATGTACCCAGAGGGCCTGGTAGGTGTCCCACTCCCACCTACATGGACACAGTCCCTGCTGATCGAGTGGAAGTTGCCTGCCAGGCTGTGCTTGAATTGTGTCGAAAGGAAGCTCCAGGAGACGTGCTAGTGTACCTGCCCAGtgaggag GAAATTTCCCTGTGCTGTGAATCCTTGTCCAGGGAGGTAGGGGCCTTGGCCATCCAAGGGCCTCCACCACGGGTGCTGCCCCTTCACCCAGGCCATGGTCAAGCTGTTCAGGCTGTGTATGAGGACATAGACTCGGGTGCCAGAAAGGTTGTGGTCACGCACTGGCTGGCCgacttctccttctccctcccttccattcgaCACGTCATTGACTCAGGACTGGAGCTTCAAAGC GTGTACAGTCCTCAGATCCGAGCAGAATCCCAAGTGTTGAGGCCAATCAGCAAATGTCAGGCAGAGGCAAGACAACTGCGGGCAAGAGGGGCCCCCCCAG GATCCTGCCTCTGTCTGTATCCTAAGTCCTTCCAAGAACTAGAAGCTCCCCCATTGCCCTCACCCAGGGTGTGTGAGGAGAATCTGAGCCCCCTCGTATTACTGCTAAAGAGGAGACAGATTGCAGAGCCAGGGGAGTGTCACTTCCTGGACCGGCCTG CTCCAGAAGCACTGATGCAGGCCCTGGAAGACTTGGACTATCTGGCAGCCCTGGATGATAACGGGGACCTGTCAGACCTGGGTGTCATCCTGTCAGAGTTCCCCCTGCCCCCTGAGTTGGCCAAAGCCCTGCTGGCCTCCTGCGAGTTTGACTGTGTGGATGAGATGCTCACCCTCGCTGCCATGCTCACTG CTGCCCCTGGGTTTACCCATCCTCCACTCTGTGCAGAAGAAGCTGCCTTACGTCGGGCCCTGGAACATGCGGATGGTGATCACAGTTCTCTGATCCAAGTGTATGAAGCCTTTATACAGA ATGGAGCAGATAAAGCTTGGTGCCAGGCCCGGGGTCTAAACTGGGCGGCACTGTGCCAAGCCCAGAAACTTCGAGGAGAACTCCTAGAACTTATGCAACGAATTGAACTTCCCTTGTCCCAGCCAGCCTTTGGCTCTGAGAAGAATCGCAGAGACCTTCAGAAAGCACTGGTGTCTGGATACTTCCTTAAG GTGGCCCAAGACACAGATGGGACTGGAAATTACCTCCTCCTAACCCATAAGCACGTGGCCCAGCTGTCCCCATACTGTTGCTACCGAAGCCGCCGGGCTGCAGCCAGGCCTCCACCATGGGTGCTTTACCACAATTTCTCCATTTCCAAAGACAACTGCCTTTCCATTGTTTCTGAGATTCAACCACAGAT GCTGGTGGAGTTGGCCCCTCCATACTTCCTGAGTAACCTGCCCCCCAGTGAAAGCAGAGACTTCCTGAACCAGCTGAGGGAAGAAATGGCAGATTCTTCAACAGAGAATGAATCCTCCTCCGCCCAAGAGTTGGGACATGCCTGTGTCCTGCAGTGA
- the TLX2 gene encoding T-cell leukemia homeobox protein 2, producing the protein MEPAVLASHNLPHHEPISFGIDQILSCPEPPGSGLGPGRTGQGHGDGAAFPGGFHGASSYGPSGSLGPLPGSSGVGPGGVIRVPAHRPLPVPPPAGGAPAMPGPSGLGGAGGLAGLTFPWMDSGRRFAKDRLTAALSPFSGTRRIGHPYQNRTPPKRKKPRTSFSRSQVLELERRFLRQKYLASAERAALAKALRMTDAQVKTWFQNRRTKWRRQTAEEREAERHRAGRLLLHLQQDALPRPLRPPLPPDPLCLHNSSLFALQNLQPWAEDNKVASVSGLASVV; encoded by the exons ATGGAACCTGCGGTGCTGGCCTCGCACAACCTCCCACATCATGAACCAATCAGCTTCGGCATTGATCAGATCCTGAGCTGCCCGGAGCCCCCCGGGAGCGGCCTGGGCCCGGGTCGCACAGGCCAGGGCCATGGGGACGGTGCGGCGTTCCCAGGTGGATTTCACGGAGCCTCAAGCTACGGCCCCTCAGGCTCCCTGGGCCCGCTACCCGGCAGCTCCGGCGTGGGCCCGGGCGGCGTGATCCGCGTCCCAGCGCACCGCCCGCTGCCGGTGCCGCCGCCCGCGGGAGGCGCGCCCGCGATGCCCGGCCCCTCGGGCTTGGGCGGCGCCGGGGGCCTGGCGGGACTCACCTTCCCTTGGATGGACAGCGGACGCCGCTTTGCCAAGGACCGTCTCACCG CCGCGCTCTCCCCCTTCTCCGGGACGCGCCGCATCGGCCACCCGTACCAAAACCGGACGCCCCCGAAGAGGAAGAAGCCGCGCACGTCCTTCTCGCGTTCGCAGGTGCTGGAGCTGGAGCGGCGCTTCCTGCGCCAGAAGTACCTGGCCTCGGCGGAGAGGGCGGCGCTGGCCAAGGCCCTGCGCATGACCGACGCTCAGGTCAAGACCTGGTTCCAGAACCGGCGCACCAAGTGGCG GCGCCAGACTGCGGAGGAGCGCGAGGCGGAGCGGCACCGCGCAGGACGGCTGCTCCTGCACCTGCAGCAGGACGCGCTCCCGCGGCCGCTGCGGCCGCCGCTGCCCCCAGACCCGCTGTGCCTGCACAATTCGTCCCTCTTCGCGCTGCAGAACCTGCAGCCCTGGGCCGAGGACAACAAAGTGGCTTCGGTGTCCGGGCTCGCTTCGGTGGTGTGA
- the PCGF1 gene encoding polycomb group RING finger protein 1 yields MASPQGGQIAIAMRLRNQLQSVYKMDPLRNEEEVRVKIKDLNEHIVCCLCAGYFVDATTITECLHTFCKSCIVKYLQTSKYCPMCNIKIHETQPLLNLKLDRVMQDIVYKLVPGLQDSEEKRIREFYQSRGLDRVTQPSGEEPALSNLGLPFSSFDHSKAHYYRYDEQLSLCLERLSSGKDKNKSVLQNKYVRCSVRAEVRHLRRVLCHQLMLNPQHVQLLFDNEVLPDHMTMKQIWLSRWFGKPSPLLLQYSVKEKRR; encoded by the exons ATGGCGTCTCCTCAGGGGGGCCAGATTGCGATCGCGATGAGGCTTCGAAACCAGCTCCAGTCAGTGTACAAGATGGACCCGCTACGGAACGAG GAGGAGGTCCGAGTAAAGATCAAAGACTTGAATGAGCACATCGTCTGCTGCCTGTGCGCCGGCTACTTTGTGGATGCCACCACCATTACAGAGTGTCTTCATACTT TCTGCAAGAGTTGTATTGTGAAGTACCTCCAGACCAGCAAGTACTGCCCCATGTGCAACATTAAGATCCACGAGACACAGCCACTGCTCAACCTCAAACTGGACCGGGTCATGCAGGACATCGTGTACAAGCTAGTGCCTGGCTTGCAAGATA GTGAAGAGAAACGGATTCGAGAATTCTACCAGTCTCGAGGCTTGGACCGAGTCACCCAGCCCAGTGGGGAAG AGCCAGCCCTGAGCAACCTCGGCCTCCCCTTCAGTAGCTTCGACCACTCTAAAGCCCACTACTATCGCTATGATGAGCAGCTGAGCCTATGCCTGGAGCGGCTGAG TTCTGGCAAAGACAAGAATAAAAGCGTCCTACAG AACAAATATGTCCGATGTTCTGTGAGAGCTGAGGTTCGCCATCTCCGGAGGGTCCTATGCCATCAACTGATGCTAAATCCCCAGCAT GTGCAGCTCCTTTTTGACAATGAAGTGCTCCCTGATCACATGACCATGAAGCAGATATGGCTCTCCCGCTGGTTCGGCAAG CCATCCCCTTTGCTTTTACAATATAGtgtgaaagagaagaggaggtaG